In Dryobates pubescens isolate bDryPub1 chromosome 8, bDryPub1.pri, whole genome shotgun sequence, a genomic segment contains:
- the HAO2 gene encoding 2-Hydroxyacid oxidase 2 has translation MAMVCLSDFEAHAKKYLPKMAWDFFAAGADDCSTRDENILAYKRIRFRPRVLRDVSMMDTRTKILGAEISFPVGIAPTGFHQLAWPDGERSTARAAKAMNTCYIASTYSTCTLEEISAAAPGGLRWFQLYIHRNRAVSQQLVQQAEALGFQGLVLTADLPYTGKRRDDIRNGFRLPPHMKLKNLEGAFEGEDRSEYGLPPNSLDPSVTWNDIYWLRSLTHLPIIIKGILTKEDAELAVRHGVQGIIVSNHGGRQLDGGPATIDALVEVVEAVQGRVEVYVDGGIRKGSDVLKALALGAKCVFIGRPALWGLAYKGEEGLQELLRILQDEFRLSMALAGCASVSEVGRHLIEFSKL, from the exons ATGGCTATGGTGTGTCTTTCAGACTTTGAAGCCCATGCTAAAAAGTATTTACCCAAGATggcttgggatttttttgcagctggagcagatgacTGCAGCACTCGAGACGAAAACATCCTGGCATATAAGAG AATTCGTTTCCGGCCACGTGTGCTGCGGGACGTATCCATGATGGACACTAGGACCAAAATCCTGGGAGCTGAaatcagctttcctgtaggaatTGCCCCTACTGGCTTCCACCAGCTAGCATGGCCTGATGGAGAGAGAAGCACAGCGAGAG cagccaaAGCGATGAACACCTGCTACATTGCCAGCACCTACTCCACCTGCACACTGGAGGAGATCTCTGCGGCAGCTCCCGGTGGCCTCCGCTGGTTCCAGCTCTACATCCACCGCAACAGGGCTGTTTCCCAGCAGCTAGTCCAACAGGCAGAGGCCTTGGGTTTCCAGGGCCTCGTCCTCACTGCAGATCTGCCCTACACAGGCAAAAGACGCGATGATATCCGCAATGGTTTCCGCCTTCCTCCCCACATGAAACTGAAGAACTTGGAAGGAGCCTTTGAG GGAGAAGACCGTTCTGAGTATGGGCTGCCCCCCAACAGCTTAGACCCTTCCGTCACCTGGAACGACATCTACTGGCTGCGGAGCCTGACCCACCTGCCCATCATCATCAAAGGTATCTTGACAaaagaggatgcagagctggcagtgagACATGGAGTTCAGGGAATTATTGTGTCCAATCACGGTGGAAGGCAGCTGGATGGAGGACCTGCCACT ATTGATGCTCTggtggaggttgtggaggcaGTACAAGGAAGAGTTGAAGTTTACGTAGATGGTGGTATACGAAAAGGAAGTGATGTATTGAAAGCACTGGCACTGGGAGCAAAGTGTGTCTTCATTGGAAGACCAGCTTTATGGGGTCTGGCTTACAAG GGTGAAGAAGGTCTTCAAGAGCTCCTGAGGATTTTGCAGGATGAGTTTCGCTTGTCCATGGCTTTAGCTG gctgtgccagcgtTTCAGAGGTTGGCAGACACCTAATCGAGTTCTCTAAGCTGTGA